The sequence CCAAAGATTCATCTTCAattttcgctgatcctgtcttccactgtttcaaacCTTCTCCTCAAACCTTTTATGacatcatttctgaaatcttgttgtatcctttggatttctaattgatatttttgtatgatttctacttgtgagtttgacattttgttcctatattattttcctcaactcttccattgttttgtctgtcttttctagGATTTTGTCtattatttcctcatttttgtctgctttttccttcatcgcttggatagccctgaatattagagatttgtatTCCCtatgtagttccagtgccttttctcctactggaaggtcatctggtgttttattttggatatctactggaaccatcctgtcatatttttaatatgctttgatattgtctgctgtctttggaaaATGtagtaattattttcatttattgattgtggatttgtttcatcctgcttttttgttttatttagttatgtctgagcaggcgggctgtggattctttgttgtttgctcgtctgtcAGCACTGtatttctcaccaccttgtccaatgggcagggccagttgttcagctatggtgcagcagggcaggtccagtggaggggctgggatgtgtcatttgtggcatgtactggggctgaTAGGGCGAGGCCCGGGGGGggccagtgcagggcaggttcttgtaggccatgcctgtgctgcttaggGGTGCAATGCTCAGCACATGATGTGGATAGGCAGGAGGAAGGTGGGAAGATGTTATGTGTGAAGCTAATTTGGTgtgggaaaaaagagaaacagaaccaaaaaaaaaaaaaaaagagtgccgaTGGAGCCTGCCATTGGAGTGGGGCAGACATGGCACACACAGCTAgaagggtgggagaaaggaaaggaagggggagagataagaaactatagataaagaaaaaaaagagaaaggcacaCGTGGCcaggtggtcaggagaaaggaaaggaaggtagagacacaagaaaccaagaaaaaaaatgaagaaaaacaggaaaagaaatgccCCAGGGGAGCCCACTGGAAACAGgtccccagctgagcagtgctGTACAACCTCTCAAGAAGGTGCAGAGATGGTACATGGAACCAGTTGttcaaaaggaaaggaaggagatgagagagaagaaaccaatagaagcaaaaaaaaaaggaacaacggcaacaaaaagaaatggcactgaaggagccagctggtgtgggcaaggcaaatccaagtggcaaggaGCCAGCATGTCCCCAGCAAGCAACTGTAGCCTGCCAGAAAGCTGCAGAGGCCAGGCAGGaggaagggtgggggtgggaaagtgtgtactCCTGGGTACCGGGTGCtccgtctcctgctgggagctccagagagctgccttcccgtactccctgtccgccGTTCTTGGCAGCTGAGGAGagcaagatggtgaatctgtgccgctttagctgataggggacctccactccatagctgtCCTCACGATTCtctgtttcttattccatttggtgcttggttgagttctttatcccttcttttGACGCTTAGGATTCCTGGATTGACacttgtctgttttacttagtttttcgggtctttgctacggagggacagtgtggtgcttgtCTATAATGCCACGTTGGCTCCCTCCCCAATTATTTTTTACTGTGTTTAATTTAAATGTTAAGAAGATAGTCACTGtataaacacaatgaaatactactcggccgtaaagagaaatgaagtcctgacgcaTGCCACTACATGagctttgaaaacatcatgctgcgcaaaatcagtcacaaaaggtcaaCTACTGCCTGATCTCATTtatataagcaaatatatagaaactaaagattcttagtggttgtcagggtgggagggagggggaaagaggaagTTTTTGATTagagcattgagtttatgttaacagtggtggaatgatttaaaaaagaatagagaAGGGTTGCagagcttgaagaatgtaatcaatgttattgaattgtacatgcagaaattgttgagagGTGTgttttgatacatacattttcagacaataaaattaaaaaaaaaataagacaggcacctagaaaacatttttaagtgaaaaattaaAGGAACTAGgtttgcatttagtccattggtTGTTTTCTGCCAACCAGCGGTGTCTTTGTCTGGTCTGTAGCTGGCCAAGAATCCCAGCATCTGCCTCTAGCCAACAGTAAACTTTAGGACTGAGTGACCTAGCTTGGCAGTTCACAGCAGTGATGTCATCACATTAATGTTCTGAATCCCCAGGCTGCCTTGACAAGCCAGCCCATGAATCAAGTGCCCTCGCCTGCACTGAGCTGGAGAGCAATTCCTATCATGGGAGGTCCCACAGGTCTGTGTGATAAAGATGATGACCCCAACAACTTCTCTATGCAGAGAAATGCCTGTTGCCACTTTCACCAACACTACTGCTactccaaggagcactggtaccACAacggttaagtgatcagctgctaactggaaggttgacaattcaaacctacccagccgctccacaagagaaagacctgaaaatctgcttctgtaaagattatagccaagaaaaccttatggggcagttctactttgtcatatggggttattatgagttggaatcaactcaatggcacccaaaaaCATTGCTACTACAGGCCTCTGGACTCTGCTCTGAGCTTAGTCTTTGTTTAAATGTTTCTATATATCTGAAATAACCACCAAacattttttgttattatatattACTCCAGTTTATTACATAAATGAAACAAGGTGTACACAACATATTCCAACACTGTTTAAATAAACAGTTCTACATATAAAGGCCTGTGAAAAACATATACTTTTTATATAACATATACTATCTCAAGTGTATGAATAAATATGGGGAACAGGAGCCTTTTTTATACCACAGATCAGCAACATTTAGCATCAGTGATTATACAAACCcataagcaaacaataaaaacattttcttcaacTTGGGTATAAAAACTAGAAACTCTTTTGCCATATTTAAGCAGTATCCAAAAAGGGTACTCCTGAAAAGAAGGCAACCAATTGTCCTAATTCCGCTGTCCCTTTGATAGAAGCCTCAAGAACTGTATGAACTCCTTTGGGAAGGAGAAAACAAAAGCAGATGaagactctgttctatagggggcTTAATAAATGAAGAATTGCTATATTTTTGTCTTAAAAATGTGCTCAAGTTTTAATTTCTTCTCATCTTGGTCTCAATATGTACATCATGTGAATAAATGGATATAATGAATATGGCCTGACAGTTACTCTTTACATGGTCTTTAAATGAACTTATTTCTACTCTTTCAGAAATTAcaagtacatttaaaaaagaaaatgttttctacattaaaacaaaacaaaacaaacaaaacagtggTTCATGAAAAGCAATTCTTTAAACTCAATGAACTCAAAAGTGAACGGCTGGCTATAGAAAGCCTTGACCCTGGGAAAGGAATGCTTGGTAAGAAAACACAATCTCTTGTCTCTGAACACGGGTTCAGTTTATCAGGGCTGAAGCCTGAATGAGCTCAGCTCTTGTGCATCACATGACCCTCCACTGCCATCAAGAGCAGGCCAGGATGACCTCCGGGATTTTCACCTTCGTCTTTTAGCAATGGAACACACGCCTGCCACCCCAccacccttcctccttccttcccctttttaatgactttgtcTTAGCTCTTACTTTTGGAAATAAAATTCTGCTTCACAAAGTCTTTCAAAGGAAACATTAATAAAAAGAAGGCAAGGTGAAACTGACTGTGACGAAAACTGCCTGGTCCCTAAAAAGTCTGCATTCCTCCTATTCTGCCTCAATGGAAGAAGGTACCCCAAGGGCTAGTATTTTGCCCTGCACATTCTGTAGAAGTGGTCTGCCAGGGTGCCCCAGGGAGGGCATATTTAAATATtctcacagggtagaactgaagGACCCAAGCTAATACATTCACTTTCCTGTGGGTGTCCTCCACAAGTGTAAAGTTCAGgccaaaactaaaaaccaaatcagttgccatcgagccaactctgactcatggtgaccccatgtgtgtctgagtaggcctgtgctccacaggattttcaatggctgagtttatGGAAGTAGgcggccaggccttttttccaaggtgcctctgggtggacttgaaccactaacctattggttagcaatgagtgcattaactgtactACCCAGCTACTAAGGGGTTCTCAGAGTCACCTTTTGTTTGAAAAGAATAGGATGAAGACAAGAAAGAGGGGGAACAATTTATCCTTACTGTCtttaaaagacaaagagaaatatGATGTATGTACTGTTACAAACAAGATAAAGAGGTGTACTAAAAGAAAGAGCTTTTAAAATTTCAATCATGTATTTTCCATCTAAACTAACTAGGAAGTCCAAAACAGGACATATTTTAACGTGACATGGCATGATCTAAAGTAAAGACTGAAAAGCTGGAAAAATCAACTCTTCAATTCACTAGCCACATTTTGACTGGCAAAACAAACTGAAACCTTAACTTACACGGTACTCTTGTCTTTCATCAAGGGCTTCCCTCACAATTACAGTGAGAGAACCATGATAATATGGCTCTCTTCTGTACATACAGTGTGTTCACGGGGGGTTATAGCTAGAAGACAGCCTGACATGGACACACCCTACAAGACAAGTGGCTGCATCAACATCATCAAAGAGGCGCAGCAGCCCGTCTTCTTCATTTGGGCCTCTATCCCAATATGTCATCATCCTCATTTTCTACGGAGCGAAAGAGATACAAGGAAGGCTAAGGAGCTTTGCTTAAAATCAGAGTGAATTACTAACATTACCTAAGGCAGAGCCCACACTCCTCGAAAACACCTGTGCCACCTTCCAAGCCAACAAATTACACCATGAGCTTATACATTAATACTGTGTAACAATTCCTCACAAAGGTCAAGTCTACAAAGGCTTAAAATCACTTATTATAAGTGAGAGATCCTGCCAAGATAGGAAGTTAAAACACAGTGCAATATTCCAAAGGTGGATTTCCTGTACTGCCTATACCAGTGGCTGGGAAGTCCAGGTCTTCACATGTGATGTTTCTTCAGCAGACTAGAAGCAAAAGCCCCAGATGGTCAGGGACAAAAATAGATTCTTGAAGGCTCCAACCCATGGTTCTGGTGAGCTTCTCCAGAGCAGTCTAAGAGTCTCTGCTAAGCACTGAGATGCACTGGGAGCTACTTTCCCCCGAAAAAACCGCCCACAGTTCCTGATTTTCTTGCAAAGTTTCTTGAGCAGAAACATGTATTTTGAAAGTTATCTTTGATGTCCAAGGGTACTTCAGTGGTAAAGACTAGCGTTTGGATGTTGCAGTTTATGTCATTAAACACTGGATGAGGCACGTCCAATGCCAACATAGCAACCTAAGCTAACCCAGTTGTCCTCTGTTGCTCACACCCAGGAATCTATGATGAGCCAAGCAGTGAGAAGCCGTGTGAACCACAGGAAGCTGTACTGTTTCGGAAGTTAGCATTTTCCAAGGGTATCTCATGCAGCCTGTGGCTTGTCACAAGtccaatttcttcaactgctcgtATGTCACAAAGAACTGCAGGTATCGGTTAAGGCTGACAAAGAAAACGCCATCTTAACAACTCAAGCACATAAATACAAAGCTGCAAATAGCACTTCTGCTAGCAAGTACGTACGAACAGACCACGTGCCATGATCAAGGTTAAGTACGAGGGGATTCATGCTCAACCACTCCAAAGTATCTCCCCATAAGCCTTCCAGGTCAGCTTGGAATAGAAAGGTCAGAGCTGAGATACAAAAATCACCTAGCATCAGCTCCGTGACATGGCCTCTTCTAAGATGACAGCCACAGTGATTAGCTTTTGTGACTTCACTGGGGTAGGAAGAATTTACAGACAGCATTATGAGAGAGAGTTAACAAGCCCTGGGGAAACTATCCCCCAGGGTTTCTGCTAGGCAGACGCTCCTTGGGAGGAAGGAGAAGATAAAAACAAGCATGAGGGTGGTGAAAACCAAAAGCCCCTACTTCATAATTCTGCCTTTCCACGTCTGATAAACTGCTACTCCTTCCCTACCTCTCACAGTGGCACACGGGCAATAGTGCTGATCAGCCAAATAATCCTGGAGCTCAGCCCGGTTCATCCTGAGGCATCCTCTGACATCCCAGACACTGCTGCCAAGCCACACCCTTCCCACGGGTGGCTGGGGATAGGAAATCACTCCTGGTCTCTCTCTGAACTCACACAGACTAGGCCCTCAGCTTCTAGAACagtctaaaaattatttttatgatagCATTACCTTCCAATAGCACCATCATGGAGACAAGATTCACAGTGCTTAACACAGACTTtatatttcctaaaaaaaaaaaaaagaaactggataGACATTTCTCACAATCAGAGAAACTCAAAACAATAAGAACCTACTTCTAAATTATAGTTAATAACGTAAAAATTCATAAAAACAGTGTTCTTTTaactacattttttcttttcagacCAACTACCACAGAAAAGGATACGATGATATTCCAAGGACCAAGTCTCAACCAATTTGGCCAAAACCCTTTATACAGAGCAAAAAACCCTTCATTCTTCCATGTctgttttaagaagaaaaaataaaactttactttCAAATTATGTCAAATACATTAATAATTAGTGGGCTAAACAtaaaactaccacatgacccaacaatcccaatcctaggtatatacccaaaataaagCAGGCATGtaaatttgtacaccaatgttcattgcagcactgttcacagcagccaaaaggtgaaaagaacccaaatgtccatcaatgaataaatggataaacaaaccatggtacaaCAGGATATTTACTCCAGcataaagaaatgaagttctgatacatgctacatggataaacttgaaaacattatgctgagtaaaataagtcagacaaggacaaatattaaatgattccccttatgtgaaatatctagaataggcaagtatatagagaccaaagtttattagcagtttCCAGGGGTGGGAGAAAGGGGGAAAAGGGACATCTTAGCTTAGGAGGCACTGAAATTTCTCTtactggtggtggaataatttaggAAGAGATAGTAGTGACGGCTACACAACCTGATGAACATAACCAATGTTACGTTCATGATGTTACATTTTGTTATGAATATtgtcaccacaataaaataatttttaaaataatttaataacaatttttaaaaaatagcagttGGACTGATTTATTCTTCTTGAAAATAAAATCCTGTTTGGAAGGACTCTCTAAGAAATCGTTGTGtgctttctccttttcaaaacaggcgactgagagcttgacataactaacaccaTGATGAACCCGTAAGTTCTGTTttgcctgccttctcctttctgcATACGTTTGTTTTGATGACTTTTAGTGACTTTGTTTTGCTCTGTCTGGCCACCTGTGACTTAGGACCCCCACAGGAAGAATCGAGCCCAGGTGTCTGGCATGTGTATCTTTAGCCCAATAAGGAGATGTCTGGCatatatctctttagtctgataaagagtctcttgtaactatcttgtaatgaataactcataTGGCCATGCCATCTGTGGGCTATAAAGACACTTCCATCCTTAgtaaaaatcatatataagctctaatgtaaaactgcctTTTGGGACTCCACAGAGACAGGCTGTGTTGCTGTCAGATTGCTcgttggtgtcacctcctaaataaactttctctttctatctgacttggagtacatttcattggctcaactgcttCAGGGCActgaccctaatcaggtaacaattggtctgtctctttttttgttttttaaagcttctGCATAGGTTGAAGACTAAGGCTCCATGCCAAATAACGCcacacagagtagaacagtggttGAAATTAGGCTTGATTCCAACTTTCATGCCATTTGGGTTCATAAATAGGTCTGAAAGAAGCAATGGTCATAAAGGTATACAGAGCACCAAGGTTTCATAAGATGTTGGATGgataaaaataacaagtatctttGCTTCATTAAGCAAATATTTGAAGTCTGGAAAATGGAACCACAAAGGTGGTCCCAAATCACTGGCTGCTAGCAATCTAATGGGAAGACAGCCACAAGCTTTCACCCACTCATAAGCCGCAGCCCATTATTTAAGCTGAGAATTCCAGTAAGATCCATGAGGCCCTTTGAGAGAGACATCAGAATGAAGGATACTCATTCCAATTTGACTCCACAGGAAGGAGGTGGATTTTGGAAGGAGACACAGTTTTACTATGATCACAGTGATAATTTCATTACTCTTCAGAGCACAGCAaaggtataaagaaaacaaattttcatttctaaatattCACTGAGATTTTGTAGTTATAAAAGAGAACCCCAGTGTGGCAAGAATCGTGTACTGTATGTCCATCTCAAGGCTTTACAGCATCACTCATATTAGTTTTAAAAGCTCTCACCACTTAGATACTCTTAGGTAAAATCTATTTGTGGGGGAAGGGCTCATTGATTGAAGCAATCTGCTAGAACACTTAAGATCAAACAAAATAAGTTTCCTTATTTCATAACACTGTCCCTTATTATTATCAATAATAGTTACTAACTATTGAGGGCTTACTACATTCCAGGTGCTATGCTAACCACTTTACAGGCATTATCTCACTCTTCACAATGATCTGTGATGGAGGTgctattattgtccccatttttaacttatgaagaaactgaaggacagGGAGAATAAGTATCTTGACCAAAATCAATCAATTTATAAGTGACATATCCTTAGGTTTTTCTTACTCCAAAGTCTGTGTCCTTAAATTATTATGAGGGTAACACGGAAGCCAATGGACTATGAAAGGAACCATGAGCCTGCAAGGACATTCATCCTTACCTGTAATAAGCAATCCAGGGTACCTGTGGGGCCAGAACATCTACCGTCTCGAAGGACTCTCTGGTTCATCATGCGGGTTCTCACAACATCAATAGGGTTTGAGGCCAAGGCCCCCGCCAGACCACAGATGAAACTTGAGCTACAAAGATGATACCATTGGGCACATAAGCTACAACCACCACTACCAAAGGCAAGAAAGAGGCTCCTTCCAAACTATGTTAAAATACCACATGGAAAGACGAAATGAGTCAGGAGCAAGCTCCATATCTAGAAAGCTGCACAAACTTATTCAACACCAGCACTCTTCACACTGGCTAGAAATTTTAGCCACAACTAAGAATATTTTTGAGGTTCTGGAATGCCACAGAATTATGGAAACATGGAAGAAATGCCCTCTAAGGATGATCTATTCCATTTATCATAGGCACCAGGAGCCTGAGTGGCACAAGCAATTTCCGATCAGCTGTTaatctaaaggttgacagtttaaaaCCCACCCAAAGActgtgaggaagaaaggcctgggaaagtgcttctgtaaagtttacagccaagaaaaccctatgaagcattcttctctgcatacatggggttgccacgagttggaatcaacttgataacgATGggtctgctttctttttttaggtATCAGAGTAATTCTAGCTATATCCTAAGCATATTGTTCTCaaagatcagaaaaaaaagacttcCTCACTGTAATGCCCACCAGGGGTATAAACTTTCAGTCTCACAAGACTACTAGAGGCCACACTTGGTGCCAATTAACTTAAAACAGGGCTTCTCAACCTTGGTACTATTGGCATCTTGGACCAGATAGTTCATTGTCAGGGGTGGATCTGCATACGGTATGAAGGATGTTGAGTGGCATCCCTggccactagatgccagtaggaAATCGCCCAAGCTGTGACAATCAAAACGGTCTCTGGACATTGCTATATGTCCCCTGGGGGACAAAACTGTCCCCACaataagttaaataaattatgatatattcatacaACATGATCATCTGtagctattaaaaataaatgactaaATCTGTATGTACTAACATGAAAAGGTATTTGGACtgtattattaaattttaaaaagtgagagaATGCAAAGCATGATCCTATTCGTGTAATAAAGTACATGTAATATACTTTTACAGACATATTCATATATGTATAGAAAATACCTGGAAGATACTTACATATGCTAAAAATGGTTATCTGTGTAAAAGGATAAGgacttttcctttttcctggTATACTTCTTTATGGTGATTTGTCAAATATGAAAACATAATACTTTTATAATAAACTTTCTttaaatttctagaaatttgtaccAAATTTCCACTTAACCTCAttcacacacaaaataataattttaaaaaaactgcAAACATACAGGAAGTGGGTATATACAGTGTCTCCCATCAGGCCAGAGAGGATCAGATGCTTTTTGGTGATGTCATAGATAGGCAGCTCCACGCCAACAACAATGGCAGCCCTCTGAGCAGTAAGGGATACGCCCTGGGtgaaaatattaatgaaaaaatGATTCAGATATTAGGTACTTTCTACAGAACACGCCCTGCAAATTTACAAAGCTTCAAATTCATGAACTATGAACAATTTTTATGTAGAGCAACATAGTGGTAAAGACTTGGGCTAGAGGCCAGAAGTTCCTGAGTCTAATTCTGGTTCTGGCACTAACCCTATGACCCTGGCCAGGACAAGTCACCTCTCAAGCCTCCGGTTTCCCTTTACAGACTGACGGATTGTGCTGAAATGACCTTTAGGGTCTATTCTATGAACTGATGAGTCACCAGAATCCTGGGCAGCAGCACTTCATCCCAGTGCTTGTCTACTAACACAGCCTTCATTTTAGAGCCATGGAACCAGAGAGATCAAAAATCCCATGGAACCATAACCCAGAAACCTTTcccataagaattaaaaaaaagaaaaagcaagcaaacaaacaaaattaaaaaaccacTCAACTATTCGTATATACAAATTATTCAAAAGGTACTTGACATCACGACTCAGTTCTTGTATTTCCATTTTGCAGACAAGGAAGACGTTATCTTTAAGAGCACATACTGTCACCTTCTCCCCTAATTCCGTTATGCCATTGGATTAAGATAAAAGGATGGAACcgggaaaaataaattaaaaaaggtaAGAAGGTAAGAAGCAATCAGTAGGTCGGATCCCTTTTCTCTGCTCACCTTCCACAGTCCTCTCGTTCCCTCTTGCTGGTAGATGTTCATGAAGTTGCCTATCATTCCTCCTTGAATGGTGCTGTTCTGGGCTTGCATTCGTATCTAGAGATTGTTTTAAAGACCAGCGTGAGAAGGAAATGAGCATGTTCCCCAATCCAGTATTCACCTCTGAAAACCATTCAATCAGTGCTTAATTATGATTAATGGAAAAAATTGTAAGTTAAGTATTACTACGATGCTAGCTTAAAATGTCCTCAGCAGGGCtgtgggaccatgatctcagggaacatctagctcggtTGGCATAacatataaagaatatgttctacattctactttggtgagtagtgtctggggtcttaaaagcctgtgagtggccatctaagatactctactggtctcaccccttgggagcaaggaagaatgaagaaaactgaagatacaagggaaagattagtccaaaggagtaatgaaccacatctaccgtggcctccaccagactgagtccagagcaatgagatggtgcccagcttacCACCACTGATggttctgacagagatcacaatagagggtcctgatagctggagaaaaatgtagaacaaaattctaactcaaaaagaaagaccagacttgctggcctgacagagactggagaaaccctgacagtatggcctccgagaccctttcagctcagtaacgacgtcactcctgaggttcgcccttcagtcaaagattgaacaggcccatagaacaaaacaagaccaatggggcgcaccagccctgggtcagGGACCGGAAGACAGGAGGGGGCagaaaagctagtaatagggaacccagggttgagaaggaagagtgttgacatgtcgtggggttgttaaccaatgtcatagaacaatgtgtgtactgtttgatgagaatccagtttgttctgtaaaccttcatctacagtataataataataaaaaaagtccTCAGCAGACCAAAAACAGGTAAGGATTGGTTCTTAGGAACTCTGGAGTCCTTAAAAAGCACCTAGCACACAGACCAGAGTCCTGTATATGGCAGTTCAttaactgtcaaaaaaaaaatgatttaaaaaaaaaatagtcctttgagagggaaagaaaagagtGTATTTCCCTACAGGTTACTACATAGGAAAGAGAAAATGTTGGCAATTCTAAAGATTGTATATAATTAATAACAGCATTCGGTGTACTTGGCAGCACTAAGCATTTGCAAACGTAGTTCTTAAATTGGTTACTCTAAGTCACCACTATTTCCAGTCAGCTGAACCAAAAGGAATGCAGACGAGATGGCCACGAGATGGCCACGTGACGCCTGCTATGCTCCGTTACACCTGAACTTACTACCGAACTTCACAACGGCAGTGGACTCCACATGATCTGGATTCTGacataaaaataacatttgatGTATCTCTTTGCAGTTTTCAGAATGAAAAGGGATTTCTCACCAAAAAATTAGTACCTTATTTTTGTTTAGGGCGTGtagttgaatagtgtcccccaaaaccTCACATCCATCTGGAACCTccgaatgtgaccttatttggaaatcaaGTCTTTGCAGATTTTGACATGAAATCTAAACTCAATGTATGGTCTCCTTACAAGAAGCAACTggagaagatggaggcagagactggggtGGTgtgtctacaaaccaaggaaggccaaggattgccagcagccaccagaagccaggagaaagGCATGGGATGGTTttcccctcagagcctccagaaggaggcTGCCAATgctttgatttcagacttcaaGCATCCAGAATGTTAGAGAATAAAAtcctgttattttaagccaccaattttgtggtaatttcttacagcagccctaggaaactaatccaAGGAGCAAATGCATCACCTCTaacttttaaaccaaaaaaaaaacaaacccgttgtcacTGAGTCGGTTCCAGTTCACAGCGatgccacgtgttacag comes from Elephas maximus indicus isolate mEleMax1 chromosome 14, mEleMax1 primary haplotype, whole genome shotgun sequence and encodes:
- the SLC25A30 gene encoding kidney mitochondrial carrier protein 1 isoform X1 — translated: MSAPNWKPFVYGGLASVTAECGTFPIDLTKTRLQIQGQTNDANFKEIRYRGMLHALVRIGREEGLKALYSGIAPAMLRQASYGTIKIGTYQSLKRLFVERPEDETLLINVVCGILSGVISSAIANPTDVLKIRMQAQNSTIQGGMIGNFMNIYQQEGTRGLWKGVSLTAQRAAIVVGVELPIYDITKKHLILSGLMGDTVYTHFLSSFICGLAGALASNPIDVVRTRMMNQRVLRDGRCSGPTGTLDCLLQTWKNEGFFALYKGFWPNWLRLGPWNIIFFVTYEQLKKLDL
- the SLC25A30 gene encoding kidney mitochondrial carrier protein 1 isoform X2 — its product is MLHALVRIGREEGLKALYSGIAPAMLRQASYGTIKIGTYQSLKRLFVERPEDETLLINVVCGILSGVISSAIANPTDVLKIRMQAQNSTIQGGMIGNFMNIYQQEGTRGLWKGVSLTAQRAAIVVGVELPIYDITKKHLILSGLMGDTVYTHFLSSFICGLAGALASNPIDVVRTRMMNQRVLRDGRCSGPTGTLDCLLQTWKNEGFFALYKGFWPNWLRLGPWNIIFFVTYEQLKKLDL